A single window of Loxodonta africana isolate mLoxAfr1 chromosome 10, mLoxAfr1.hap2, whole genome shotgun sequence DNA harbors:
- the LOC135232537 gene encoding LOW QUALITY PROTEIN: olfactory receptor 4Q3-like (The sequence of the model RefSeq protein was modified relative to this genomic sequence to represent the inferred CDS: substituted 1 base at 1 genomic stop codon), translated as MKNGNDSKVSEFVLLGLSSSWELQLFLFSLFLMFYMAVVLENFFIVVAVXADAHPFQSPMYYFLGYLSCIDLFLSCVTVPKMLGDFLRQGKTISFSGCLAQIYFLHFLGTSEMFLLTDMAYDRYVAICNPLHYLTAMNRQLCLQLVFACWCGGFIHSITQVVVVNQLPFCSPNELDNFYCDVPQVIKLACMNSYVVEVLMVSNSGLLSLICFLVLLFSYAVIPMTLRTRFCQGQRKALSTCASHLTVVSLIFVPCIFIYLRLFCSFSVDKVFAIFYTVITPMLNPLIYTLRNTDMKTAMQKLRKKACGILLLC; from the coding sequence ATGAAAAATGGAAATGATTCGAAGGTGTCAGAATTTGTTCTCCTGGGTCTATCATCCTCTTGGGAACTGCAACTATTTCTCTTCTCACTATTTCTGATGTTTTACATGGCTGTTGTCCTGGAAAATTTCTTCATAGTGGTGGCAGTGTAGGCTGATGCCCACCCATTCCAGTCTCCCATGTACTATTTTTTGGGCTATCTCTCCTGCATTGACTTATTCCTGAGCTGTGTCACTGTGCCTAAGATGTTAGGAGATTTCCTAAGACAGGGCAAAACCATCTCTTTTTCAGGGTGCCTGGCCCAGATCTACTTCCTCCACTTTCTGGGAACCAGTGAGATGTTTCTGCTGACAGACATGGCCTATGATAGGTATGTTGCCATCTGTAACCCTTTGCACTACCTGACTGCCATGAACCGCCAGCTATGCCTTCAGTTGGTTTTTGCTTGCTGGTGTGGTGGCTTCATCCATTCCATCACACAGGTAGTTGTGGTCAACCAACTGCCCTTCTGCAGTCCCAATGAACTGGACAACTTCTACTGTGATGTCCCACAGGTCATCAAACTGGCCTGCATGAACAGCTATGTAGTAGAGGTGCTGATGGTCTCCAACAGTGGTTTGCTATCTCTCATCTGCTTCTTGGTCTTGTTATTCTCCTATGCGGTCATACCAATGACCCTGAGGACTCGCTTCTGCCAGGGCCAGAGAAAGGCACTTTCTACCTGTGCCTCTCACCTAACAGTGGTCAGCCTGATCTTTGTGCCATGTATATTCATCTACTTGAGACTTTTCTGCAGCTTCTCCGTGGATAAGGTATTTGCTATATTTTATACAGTGATCACACCTATGTTGAACCCCCTCATCTACACACTTAGAAATACTGATATGAAAACAGCTATGCAGAAGCTGAGAAAAAAAGCATGTGGCATTCTGCTGCTTTGTTGA